From one Solanum lycopersicum chromosome 12, SLM_r2.1 genomic stretch:
- the LOC101247192 gene encoding CBS domain-containing protein CBSCBSPB5-like isoform X1 yields the protein MATRRSASRRSLSMTSLSSSHLKKKTTVPLSPHRNSLFSSPSMGLTGERTVKRLRLSKALTIPDSTSIYDACRRMAARRVDALLLTDSNALLCGILTDKDITTRVIASEVNIQETPVSKVMTKHPVFVLSDTLAVEALQKMVLGKFRHLPVVENGEVIALLDIAKCLYDAIARLERAAEKGKAIVAAVQGVEKNWGASISDSDSFIETLRERMFRPSLSTIISENPKTVTVEPNNTVLEAAKKMSESKTSSAIVAVDKKPKGILTSKDILMRVIAQDLSPESILVERVMTPNPECATTDTSIVDALHTMHDGKFLHLPVIDKDGILVAVVDVLHITHAAVATVGNTSGVNNEAANTRIQKFWDSAMELSPDDGEETRSICSLKFASEGAELRRCISYPSSSLSNTFAFKIQDRTGRMHRFNCNIGSMRDLITAIIQRVGDDIKRKNLPQILYEDEDHDKVVLATESDLTAAVEHARCAGWKQGLRLHLDYSGKHGCRKGSRFNSLDTQSAWASAYSAVAAGAALFAGLGVIAFLRRSNN from the exons ATGGCAACGAGAAGAAGCGCATCGAGGAGAAGCTTGTCAATGACAAGCTTATCATCCTCTCatctcaaaaagaaaacaactgTCCCTCTCTCTCCTCATCGGAATTCTCTATTCTCTTCTCCTTCCAT GGGTCTGACCGGAGAGAGGACAGTGAAGAGACTCCGACTTTCTAAAGCTCTAACGATACCTGATTCTACAAGTATTTATGATGCTTGCCGCAGGATGGCTGCTCGCAGAGTTGATGCTTTATTGCTGACTGACTCGAATGCATTATTATGTGGTATATTGACGGATAAG GATATAACAACCAGAGTTATTGCAAGTGAAGTCAATATTCAGGAAACACCTGTTTCAAAGGTTATGACAAAACATCCTGTTTTTGTTCTTTCAGACACACTTGCTGTAGAAGCATTGCAGAAAATGGTGCTAG GAAAATTTAGACATTTGCCAGTTGTAGAAAATGGTGAGGTCATTGCTTTGCTTGATATAGCAAAATGTCTTTATGATGCTATTGCTCGCCTTGAAAGGGCAGCAGAGAAAGGAAAGGCAATTGTAGCTGCGGTTCAGGGAGTTGAAAAAAACTGGGGAGCATCTATTTCTG ATTCTGATTCATTTATTGAAACCCTTCGGGAGAGAATGTTTAGGCCTTCACTCTCTACAATCATTTCTGAGAATCCAAA AACTGTTACAGTTGAACCAAACAATACTGTTTTAGAAGCAGCAAAAAAGATGTCTGAATCTAAAACAAGCTCGGCTATTGTGGCTGTTGATAAGAAACCAAAAGGAATTTTAAC TTCAAAGGACATACTGATGCGAGTCATAGCACAAGATCTTTCACCAGAGTCCATACTTGTTGAGAGG GTAATGACTCCCAATCCCGAATGTGCTACAACAGATACATCTATTGTTGATGCTTTACATACAATGCATGATGGGAAATTTTTACACCTACCTGTAATTGATAAAG ATGGAATTTTAGTTGCTGTGGTTGATGTGCTTCATATCACTCATGCAGCTGTAGCCACG GTGGGAAATACTTCTGGAGTGAATAATGAAGCTGCAAATACTAGGATACAAAAGTTCTGGGATTCAGCTATGGAATTGTCTCCAGATGATGGGGAAGAGACAAGAAG CATTTGTTCGTTGAAATTTGCTTCTGAAGGGGCAGAGTTGAGAAGATGTATATCCTATCCTTCGTCAAGCCTGTCTAATACTTTTGCATTCAAGATTCAAGACAGAACAGGAAGGATGCACAGATTCAACTGCA ATATCGGGAGCATGAGAGATCTGATAACAGCCATTATTCAAAGAGTGGGGGATGATATAAAGCGGAAGAACCTTCCTCAAATTCTG TATGAAGATGAAGACCATGACAAGGTTGTTCTAGCAACAGAAAGTGATCTCACAGCTGCAGTTGAGCATGCAAGATGTGCAGGTTGGAAG CAGGGACTAAGATTGCACTTAGACTATTCAGGAAAGCATGGGTGTAGAAAGGGTTCAAGGTTCAACAGTTTGGATACACAATCTGCATGGGCTTCAGCTTACAGTGCCGTAGCAGCTGGTGCTGCATTGTTTGCAGGTTTAGGCGTAATAGCATTCCTAAGGAGATCTaataattga
- the LOC101247192 gene encoding CBS domain-containing protein CBSCBSPB5-like isoform X2 → MATRRSASRRSLSMTSLSSSHLKKKTTVPLSPHRNSLFSSPSMGLTGERTVKRLRLSKALTIPDSTSIYDACRRMAARRVDALLLTDSNALLCGILTDKDITTRVIASEVNIQETPVSKVMTKHPVFVLSDTLAVEALQKMVLGKFRHLPVVENGEVIALLDIAKCLYDAIARLERAAEKGKAIVAAVQGVEKNWGASISDSDSFIETLRERMFRPSLSTIISENPKTVTVEPNNTVLEAAKKMSESKTSSAIVAVDKKPKGILTSKDILMRVIAQDLSPESILVERVMTPNPECATTDTSIVDALHTMHDGKFLHLPVIDKDGILVAVVDVLHITHAAVATVGNTSGVNNEAANTRIQKFWDSAMELSPDDGEETRSICSLKFASEGAELRRCISYPSSSLSNTFAFKIQDRTGRMHRFNCNIGSMRDLITAIIQRVGDDIKRKNLPQILYEDEDHDKVVLATESDLTAAVEHARCAGWKGLRLHLDYSGKHGCRKGSRFNSLDTQSAWASAYSAVAAGAALFAGLGVIAFLRRSNN, encoded by the exons ATGGCAACGAGAAGAAGCGCATCGAGGAGAAGCTTGTCAATGACAAGCTTATCATCCTCTCatctcaaaaagaaaacaactgTCCCTCTCTCTCCTCATCGGAATTCTCTATTCTCTTCTCCTTCCAT GGGTCTGACCGGAGAGAGGACAGTGAAGAGACTCCGACTTTCTAAAGCTCTAACGATACCTGATTCTACAAGTATTTATGATGCTTGCCGCAGGATGGCTGCTCGCAGAGTTGATGCTTTATTGCTGACTGACTCGAATGCATTATTATGTGGTATATTGACGGATAAG GATATAACAACCAGAGTTATTGCAAGTGAAGTCAATATTCAGGAAACACCTGTTTCAAAGGTTATGACAAAACATCCTGTTTTTGTTCTTTCAGACACACTTGCTGTAGAAGCATTGCAGAAAATGGTGCTAG GAAAATTTAGACATTTGCCAGTTGTAGAAAATGGTGAGGTCATTGCTTTGCTTGATATAGCAAAATGTCTTTATGATGCTATTGCTCGCCTTGAAAGGGCAGCAGAGAAAGGAAAGGCAATTGTAGCTGCGGTTCAGGGAGTTGAAAAAAACTGGGGAGCATCTATTTCTG ATTCTGATTCATTTATTGAAACCCTTCGGGAGAGAATGTTTAGGCCTTCACTCTCTACAATCATTTCTGAGAATCCAAA AACTGTTACAGTTGAACCAAACAATACTGTTTTAGAAGCAGCAAAAAAGATGTCTGAATCTAAAACAAGCTCGGCTATTGTGGCTGTTGATAAGAAACCAAAAGGAATTTTAAC TTCAAAGGACATACTGATGCGAGTCATAGCACAAGATCTTTCACCAGAGTCCATACTTGTTGAGAGG GTAATGACTCCCAATCCCGAATGTGCTACAACAGATACATCTATTGTTGATGCTTTACATACAATGCATGATGGGAAATTTTTACACCTACCTGTAATTGATAAAG ATGGAATTTTAGTTGCTGTGGTTGATGTGCTTCATATCACTCATGCAGCTGTAGCCACG GTGGGAAATACTTCTGGAGTGAATAATGAAGCTGCAAATACTAGGATACAAAAGTTCTGGGATTCAGCTATGGAATTGTCTCCAGATGATGGGGAAGAGACAAGAAG CATTTGTTCGTTGAAATTTGCTTCTGAAGGGGCAGAGTTGAGAAGATGTATATCCTATCCTTCGTCAAGCCTGTCTAATACTTTTGCATTCAAGATTCAAGACAGAACAGGAAGGATGCACAGATTCAACTGCA ATATCGGGAGCATGAGAGATCTGATAACAGCCATTATTCAAAGAGTGGGGGATGATATAAAGCGGAAGAACCTTCCTCAAATTCTG TATGAAGATGAAGACCATGACAAGGTTGTTCTAGCAACAGAAAGTGATCTCACAGCTGCAGTTGAGCATGCAAGATGTGCAGGTTGGAAG GGACTAAGATTGCACTTAGACTATTCAGGAAAGCATGGGTGTAGAAAGGGTTCAAGGTTCAACAGTTTGGATACACAATCTGCATGGGCTTCAGCTTACAGTGCCGTAGCAGCTGGTGCTGCATTGTTTGCAGGTTTAGGCGTAATAGCATTCCTAAGGAGATCTaataattga